In Paenibacillus antri, a single window of DNA contains:
- a CDS encoding phytanoyl-CoA dioxygenase family protein has translation MSLTREQVADFQTYGYVIAEDVFTDADLAPVIAELEREIDRRARALHAEGKIASLHEDEPFERRYALLHRQCPDIGRRFDIMFLLGSAMFDFLRNDKLLDVVESLLGRELSCNPIQHIRAKMPWTGDDEQPAGYENVPWHQDAAVTSKDSEASEILTFWMPLVDATAETGCMEVMPEVFKLGYLEHQAEGGTTIVPKLLPGVKPVTAECRKGGIVIMNKYTPHRGTTNRSNIVRWSLDLRYHKTGAPSGRSHQPSFVVRSRANPDSVLKDDEAWRKMWREALDRPAQPIHRV, from the coding sequence ATGAGCTTAACCCGGGAGCAAGTCGCTGATTTCCAAACGTACGGATATGTCATCGCCGAAGACGTCTTTACCGACGCCGACTTGGCGCCGGTCATCGCGGAGCTGGAGCGGGAGATCGACCGGAGAGCGCGCGCGCTCCATGCGGAAGGCAAGATTGCGTCGCTGCACGAAGACGAACCGTTCGAACGGCGCTACGCGCTGCTCCACCGGCAATGCCCGGACATCGGCAGACGATTCGATATCATGTTCTTGCTCGGCTCCGCCATGTTCGACTTCCTGCGCAACGACAAGCTGCTGGACGTCGTCGAAAGCCTGCTCGGCCGCGAGCTGAGCTGTAACCCGATTCAACATATCCGCGCGAAAATGCCGTGGACCGGCGACGACGAACAGCCCGCAGGGTACGAGAACGTGCCGTGGCATCAAGATGCCGCCGTCACGTCGAAAGATTCGGAAGCGTCCGAAATTCTAACGTTCTGGATGCCGCTCGTCGATGCGACGGCGGAGACCGGTTGTATGGAGGTCATGCCGGAGGTGTTCAAGCTCGGGTATTTGGAGCATCAGGCGGAAGGAGGCACGACGATCGTGCCGAAGCTGCTGCCGGGCGTCAAACCGGTTACCGCGGAATGTCGCAAGGGCGGCATCGTCATCATGAACAAATATACGCCGCATCGCGGCACGACGAACCGGTCGAACATCGTGCGCTGGTCGCTCGATCTGCGATACCATAAGACCGGCGCACCGTCGGGAAGATCGCACCAACCGTCGTTCGTCGTTCGAAGCCGTGCGAATCCGGACAGCGTCTTGAAGGACGACGAGGCGTGGAGGAAGATGTGGCGCGAAGCGCTGGATAGACCGGCGCAACCGATTCACAGAGTGTAA
- a CDS encoding DUF2533 family protein produces MNVHESISKHSKKQHLHLVEFERLDALREEAIEEAVTKCRNGEPFDVDRINEATARINAHAKHGISPTRKYVTIEMVKQFVFSSKA; encoded by the coding sequence TTGAACGTCCACGAGTCGATCTCGAAGCACTCGAAGAAGCAGCATCTGCACCTCGTCGAGTTCGAACGGCTGGATGCGCTCCGCGAGGAGGCTATAGAAGAAGCCGTAACGAAATGCAGGAACGGAGAACCGTTCGACGTCGATCGCATTAACGAAGCGACCGCCCGCATTAATGCGCACGCCAAACACGGAATCTCCCCCACTAGGAAATATGTTACGATCGAAATGGTGAAACAATTCGTCTTTTCTTCCAAGGCATGA
- a CDS encoding protease — translation MRAIDMLDVYWFCFLGGAAFAVLLVLFDTIAGGWVDGIFDALPDAAHPILIAGGIVSFGGAGILLTEYGSFGVWTVVLLSALAAALLAIGLFFFYVKPMSQAENSVAYSMKELEGKLGEVSVPIPAGGYGEVGFTFGHGLVYHTANSDDAETIQAGERVLAIDVKDGVVTVCRWSESYPIHN, via the coding sequence GTGCGTGCGATCGACATGTTGGACGTGTATTGGTTTTGTTTCCTCGGCGGCGCGGCGTTCGCGGTATTGCTCGTGTTGTTCGACACGATCGCGGGCGGTTGGGTCGACGGGATATTCGATGCATTGCCTGACGCGGCGCATCCGATTCTTATCGCAGGCGGCATCGTCTCCTTCGGCGGAGCGGGTATTCTCCTGACCGAATACGGCTCGTTCGGCGTCTGGACCGTCGTCCTGTTGTCGGCGCTCGCGGCGGCGCTCCTCGCGATCGGGTTGTTTTTCTTCTACGTCAAGCCGATGAGCCAGGCGGAAAATTCGGTCGCGTATTCGATGAAGGAGCTGGAAGGCAAGCTCGGCGAGGTGTCGGTTCCGATTCCTGCCGGCGGGTACGGCGAAGTGGGCTTTACGTTCGGTCACGGCTTGGTGTATCATACCGCGAACAGCGACGATGCGGAGACGATCCAAGCCGGCGAGCGGGTGCTCGCGATCGACGTGAAGGACGGCGTCGTCACCGTGTGCCGATGGTCGGAATCTTATCCAATACATAATTAG
- a CDS encoding flotillin family protein: MDFLTTESWLFVPVVVIGVIVLLGLAFWARYKTVSPDEAMVVTGSLLGSKNVLVDDSGRKIKIVRGGGAFIWPIFQKAEFLSLLSHKLDVSTPEVYTEQGVPVMADGVAIIKIGGSTEDVATAAEQFMGKPTEALKGEAQEVLEGHLRAILGMMTVEEVYRNRDKFAQEVQGVAARDLKKMGLQIVSFTIKDVRDKHGYLDALGKPRIAAVKRDAEIAEAEAIRDSRIQKARADEEGQKAELLRDTNVAEANKEKELKVAAFRREQDVAKAEADQAYHIQEAKSKQLAVEEQMRIEIVRKEREIDIEEKEISRREKQYDAEVKKKADADRYSVEQAAEAAKSRAIREAEAQQFRIEAEAKALAEQKRLEGLAIADAERAKGTADAEVIRLRGLAEAEAKEKLAEAFAKFGEAAVLDIIVKMLPELAGKVAAPISAIDKLTVVDTGHGEGAARVSNYVTSLMATAPEMLKNVSGIDVEGLIKGLTQKSVRPSDPVTPAAAIEAAPAAEPSNERK, from the coding sequence ATGGATTTTTTAACGACGGAGTCTTGGTTGTTCGTGCCGGTCGTCGTCATCGGCGTGATCGTGCTTCTCGGTCTCGCGTTCTGGGCGCGGTACAAGACGGTCAGTCCCGACGAGGCGATGGTGGTGACCGGTTCGCTGCTGGGCTCGAAGAACGTGCTCGTCGACGATTCGGGCCGGAAGATCAAGATCGTCCGCGGCGGCGGCGCATTCATCTGGCCGATCTTCCAGAAGGCGGAATTTTTATCGCTCTTATCCCACAAGCTGGACGTCTCGACGCCCGAGGTGTATACGGAGCAGGGCGTGCCGGTCATGGCGGACGGCGTCGCGATCATCAAGATCGGCGGCTCGACCGAGGACGTCGCCACCGCGGCGGAGCAGTTCATGGGCAAGCCGACGGAGGCGCTGAAGGGCGAAGCGCAAGAGGTGCTCGAAGGTCATCTGCGGGCCATCCTCGGGATGATGACGGTCGAGGAAGTGTACCGCAATCGCGATAAGTTCGCGCAGGAAGTGCAAGGCGTGGCGGCTAGAGATCTTAAGAAAATGGGGCTGCAGATCGTGTCGTTCACGATCAAGGACGTCCGCGACAAGCACGGATATTTGGATGCGCTCGGGAAGCCGCGTATCGCGGCGGTCAAGCGCGACGCGGAAATCGCGGAAGCGGAAGCGATACGGGACTCCCGGATCCAGAAGGCGCGCGCCGACGAGGAAGGGCAGAAGGCCGAGCTGCTTCGCGATACGAACGTCGCGGAGGCGAACAAGGAGAAGGAATTGAAGGTCGCGGCGTTCCGGCGAGAGCAGGACGTGGCGAAGGCGGAAGCGGATCAGGCGTACCATATTCAAGAGGCGAAGTCGAAGCAGCTCGCGGTCGAAGAACAGATGCGTATCGAGATCGTGCGCAAGGAGCGGGAGATCGACATCGAGGAGAAGGAAATTTCCCGCCGCGAGAAGCAATACGACGCTGAAGTGAAGAAGAAGGCCGACGCGGACCGGTACTCGGTAGAGCAGGCGGCGGAAGCGGCGAAGTCGCGGGCGATCCGCGAGGCGGAGGCGCAGCAATTCCGAATCGAAGCCGAAGCGAAGGCGCTTGCGGAGCAGAAGCGGCTCGAAGGTCTTGCCATCGCCGACGCCGAGCGGGCCAAGGGGACGGCCGACGCCGAGGTCATCCGCCTCCGGGGTCTCGCGGAAGCGGAAGCGAAGGAGAAGCTCGCCGAGGCGTTCGCGAAGTTCGGCGAGGCGGCGGTGCTCGACATCATCGTGAAGATGCTGCCGGAGCTCGCGGGCAAGGTGGCGGCGCCGATCTCCGCGATCGACAAGCTGACCGTCGTGGATACGGGGCACGGCGAAGGGGCGGCCAGGGTGAGCAACTACGTGACCTCGCTCATGGCTACCGCGCCGGAAATGCTGAAGAACGTATCCGGCATCGACGTCGAAGGGCTGATCAAGGGGCTTACGCAGAAGTCGGTTCGTCCTTCGGATCCGGTTACCCCGGCCGCCGCGATCGAAGCGGCGCCCGCGGCGGAGCCGTCGAACGAAAGAAAATAA
- a CDS encoding ZIP family metal transporter, whose product MQEVLIGSIVSALATGLGALPILMMKVVTHRWRDILLAFTAGIMVAATVFNLIPVALDHSNLLTVTIGILLGTCVLSVMERYMPHIDLEHSKTSTVQFDQKSMLIITAITLHNLPEGLSVGVSYASESAGLGPIIALAIGLQNAPEGFLVALFLVTQKVKKWQAFAIATLTGTVEIATGLLGFFLTSYVSNLVPYGLAFAAGAMLFVVYKELIPESHGDGNESSSTFSFIFGLITMIALIEWFG is encoded by the coding sequence ATGCAAGAAGTCCTCATTGGAAGCATCGTCTCCGCCCTGGCGACCGGACTCGGCGCGCTGCCGATCTTAATGATGAAGGTCGTAACGCATCGTTGGAGGGATATCCTGCTCGCGTTCACCGCGGGCATCATGGTGGCCGCCACGGTGTTCAACCTGATTCCGGTCGCGCTCGATCATTCGAACCTGCTGACCGTCACGATCGGCATTTTGCTCGGCACGTGCGTGCTGAGCGTCATGGAACGGTATATGCCGCATATCGATCTGGAGCATTCGAAAACGTCGACCGTGCAATTCGATCAGAAGAGCATGCTCATCATTACCGCGATCACGCTGCATAACCTGCCGGAAGGCTTGTCCGTCGGCGTCAGCTACGCGAGCGAAAGCGCCGGCCTCGGTCCGATCATCGCGCTCGCCATCGGGCTGCAGAACGCCCCGGAGGGGTTCCTCGTCGCTTTGTTCCTTGTGACGCAGAAGGTGAAGAAATGGCAGGCGTTCGCGATCGCCACCCTGACGGGCACGGTCGAAATCGCGACGGGGCTGCTCGGGTTCTTCTTGACGTCTTACGTCTCGAATTTGGTGCCGTACGGCTTGGCGTTCGCCGCCGGCGCGATGTTGTTCGTCGTTTATAAAGAGTTGATCCCCGAGAGCCATGGGGACGGGAACGAAAGCTCGTCGACGTTTTCCTTCATTTTCGGACTTATCACTATGATCGCGCTCATCGAATGGTTCGGGTAA